A genomic region of Candidatus Eremiobacteraceae bacterium contains the following coding sequences:
- a CDS encoding YciI family protein, with translation MRFLVTIDYTDMEARARTVDAHRAFLAAARAEGRVSESGPFVDGKGGFYVLHAADDEAAKAFIRDDPYNRDAKLRFTVRGFNSSLDASDR, from the coding sequence ATGCGATTTCTCGTCACCATCGACTATACGGACATGGAAGCTCGGGCACGAACCGTGGATGCGCACCGCGCCTTTTTGGCGGCCGCGCGCGCCGAAGGACGCGTCTCCGAATCTGGTCCGTTCGTGGATGGAAAGGGCGGATTCTACGTCCTGCACGCTGCCGACGACGAAGCCGCGAAGGCCTTTATACGCGACGATCCTTACAACCGCGACGCCAAGTTGCGGTTCACGGTGCGCGGGTTCAACTCGTCGCTCGACGCGAGCGACCGGTGA
- a CDS encoding CoA pyrophosphatase, with product MLPDRIAALRALLQARARPSAAIEAGGNPPRRAAVLILLIGGDEALRTVVFERTLQVADHKGEICFPGGSIEPGDADTVAAALREAEEELGICAHDVAILGMLDDVRTRGSNFVITPVVGYMPVVPELKADKREVARVIILQLDDNFRSSRFKEMVTIRGAEREVDAYPVEGGRIWGASLRALELLLDAMKG from the coding sequence GTGCTGCCTGACCGCATAGCCGCCTTGCGTGCCCTTCTGCAGGCGCGCGCTCGCCCCAGCGCCGCGATCGAAGCTGGGGGCAATCCGCCAAGGCGCGCGGCTGTTCTCATCCTGCTCATCGGCGGCGACGAAGCGTTGCGGACTGTCGTGTTCGAACGAACGCTGCAAGTCGCAGACCACAAAGGCGAGATCTGCTTCCCAGGCGGATCGATCGAGCCGGGCGACGCAGATACGGTAGCGGCAGCGCTGCGCGAAGCAGAAGAAGAGCTCGGCATATGCGCGCACGACGTCGCGATCCTCGGAATGCTCGATGACGTGCGCACGCGCGGCTCGAACTTCGTCATCACGCCCGTGGTAGGATATATGCCCGTGGTACCGGAGCTCAAAGCGGATAAACGTGAAGTCGCGCGCGTGATCATCCTTCAACTCGACGACAACTTCCGTTCGTCGCGATTCAAGGAGATGGTTACCATCCGCGGTGCAGAACGCGAGGTGGATGCGTATCCGGTCGAAGGCGGCCGCATCTGGGGGGCCTCGCTGCGCGCGCTCGAACTGCTGCTTGACGCCATGAAAGGCTGA
- a CDS encoding LON peptidase substrate-binding domain-containing protein translates to MPSALAMFPLSTVLVPGATLRLHIFEERYKTMIGECIAGGGSFGVVLERAGRETGPDLDPVHVGTAAEICEVSHLEGGRLFIVTRGTRRFRVERLLQREPYIEAVVEYLEEPVGDAGAAVDLRNRVEEQFKAYLRALLSTTDPLLDSLELPQDSAASSYLIADAMHVEPAVKQRLLEADSATVRLSDELATLAAETERLETVNERRRTDPMHAVPAPFDVRFSRN, encoded by the coding sequence GTGCCTTCGGCGTTGGCGATGTTCCCGCTCAGCACCGTGCTCGTGCCGGGCGCAACCCTCCGCCTCCACATATTCGAAGAACGCTACAAGACCATGATCGGCGAATGCATCGCCGGAGGTGGTTCGTTCGGCGTCGTGCTCGAGCGCGCGGGCCGCGAAACGGGTCCCGATCTCGATCCGGTCCACGTCGGCACGGCCGCGGAGATCTGCGAAGTTTCACACCTCGAAGGCGGCCGGCTGTTCATCGTCACGCGCGGCACGCGCCGTTTTCGCGTAGAACGCTTGCTGCAACGCGAGCCCTACATCGAGGCCGTCGTGGAATACTTGGAGGAACCGGTCGGCGACGCGGGCGCGGCAGTCGATCTGCGCAATCGCGTCGAGGAGCAGTTCAAAGCCTACCTGCGCGCGCTGCTTTCAACGACCGACCCTTTGCTCGATTCGCTCGAACTGCCGCAAGACAGCGCCGCGTCGTCCTATCTCATCGCGGACGCGATGCATGTCGAACCAGCCGTCAAACAGCGGCTCTTAGAAGCCGATTCAGCGACCGTCCGTCTGTCTGACGAGCTTGCGACGCTCGCCGCCGAGACGGAGCGGCTGGAGACGGTGAACGAACGCAGGCGGACCGATCCGATGCACGCGGTGCCGGCACCGTTCGATGTACGCTTCTCACGCAACTGA
- the iscX gene encoding Fe-S cluster assembly protein IscX produces MGLTWQDVDDIGFELAQAHPDEDPGHIELPELLRMVTELDDFEDDPERVDEGTLERIAQAWEDAFARNA; encoded by the coding sequence ATGGGCCTCACATGGCAGGACGTCGACGACATCGGCTTCGAGCTCGCGCAGGCTCACCCGGACGAAGATCCCGGTCATATCGAGTTGCCCGAACTGCTGCGCATGGTGACGGAGCTCGACGATTTCGAAGACGACCCCGAACGGGTCGACGAGGGCACGCTCGAGCGCATCGCACAGGCGTGGGAAGACGCGTTCGCGCGCAACGCCTGA
- a CDS encoding enoyl-ACP reductase, whose product MTEAPSQPLLAGKTALVSGVANRWSIAYACAQTLARNGASLVLTYEGERTKPEVEKLGAELDNALVAPCDVGQDASIAALRALLEERGVKLDALLHSIAFARKEELTGKFYATSRDGYALALDVSAYSLVAMCRELRSVFADQASVMAMTYLGSVRAVPSYNVMGVAKAALEACVRYLAADLGESGVRVNAISAGPIKTASARAVGGFSNILGEVAAKSPLRRNVTQTDVGNAAVFLASDLSSAITGHVLYVDAGYNIMGMT is encoded by the coding sequence GTGACGGAGGCGCCGTCTCAGCCCCTCCTGGCGGGTAAGACCGCGCTGGTCTCCGGCGTGGCAAACCGTTGGAGCATCGCATACGCGTGCGCTCAAACGCTTGCGCGCAACGGCGCATCGCTCGTGCTCACTTATGAGGGCGAAAGAACGAAGCCCGAGGTCGAAAAACTCGGCGCCGAACTGGACAACGCGCTCGTCGCTCCGTGCGACGTCGGACAGGATGCGAGCATCGCCGCGCTCCGCGCGCTCCTCGAGGAACGCGGCGTGAAGCTCGATGCGCTCTTGCACAGCATCGCGTTCGCCCGCAAAGAGGAACTGACCGGTAAGTTCTACGCCACATCGCGTGATGGGTACGCGCTCGCGCTCGACGTCAGTGCGTACTCGCTCGTCGCGATGTGCCGCGAACTGCGTTCGGTCTTCGCAGATCAGGCATCGGTGATGGCGATGACATACCTCGGCTCGGTGCGTGCCGTTCCGAGCTACAATGTGATGGGCGTCGCCAAGGCCGCGCTCGAAGCGTGCGTACGCTACCTCGCCGCCGACTTAGGCGAATCGGGCGTTCGCGTGAATGCGATTTCGGCAGGCCCCATCAAAACCGCGTCGGCCCGCGCCGTCGGCGGCTTCTCGAACATCCTCGGCGAAGTGGCGGCGAAGTCACCGCTGCGCAGAAACGTCACGCAGACCGATGTCGGCAACGCAGCGGTCTTCCTCGCGAGCGACCTTTCGAGCGCGATCACAGGTCACGTGCTCTACGTCGACGCCGGTTATAATATCATGGGAATGACGTAA